GACCTGGTCTTTCTGTGTCCATTACCCAACTgctacattttacatattcaCGCCATAAATCATGAGATTACGGCGCGTAAAAGCTGCATTTTTTCTGtatcgtaaataataaaattctattttgtCTATGGCATGTTTTTCTCTGCACATAAACATCGATTTGGAGTTTACGTTTTTCAGTAGGAAGCTTTTGCAATATTCTGTAAatcttatgtaatatattttttaattaaaatgtgaaaggtatttattaaaatctgagaaatgtatttttttttatatcttacctCTGACCTAGCCAGTAGCAACAATGAAAGCTTAAATATGATTCTGTTTGATTAAAATTCTATCCTCAAATTTACTACTTCACATTCCActgataataagtaataacgataatataatttaaataatataaaatagttaccAACCGACTAGGCATTCTGTGACGTCAAACAAAAAACCCTAAAAacttttccttttaaaaagaCACTGGCCGTCAACAATTTCTATATTCAAAAATTGTTgaatgaaaaagaaatatgtcGGTTACGTATTTAAATGAGCGCGTACGCACGTCGCGTCCCAGTTAGTAGGCGGGCGCCGGGACGCACGTGCTACGCACCGGATGTGTGGCATTGGTGCGTAGTGCGTACAGAGACGCGCCCGCCCGACGCACTGTCGCAATCTATCTCGCGTTGTGCGAGGCGGAATGTTGATGTTTATAGTCTATTGtatgcgaaatttttatatgtagagCATTTTGCTTTGTTACGTTTGGAGCAATATGGGACAGGGTATATAATTTGAACGTTTGGCGGCTACTTTTATTCGTAAAAGCAATGTAACCTTATAAAAGTATATACTtctattaaataacaaacataacagatCAGTTAATATGCAATTTTTACAATGCATAATATCTACCAGTGACGAAGAATCCTATATAACCCGAtccctgccggcttccctttatatagaatttatatagaatcttatgatcattagaacgatttgcagaccatattcatgcatattagtaccaacATGTTGTGTTgagttcccttttgaaaaatttcatctttcgccacctatatctaccagtggcgaagggtgaaaattttcaaaaggtaacccgaggaaatatttttttatacaattattatgtaatacgctgttcacaataaattaaaatcagtaaaatatcataatacataataatttccttctaacataaacataatgtctaaactctaaatttaacaaataatcacatattttgaacataggtacttatctaaaatagcccaacaaaaattaataacccacactatacccaaacattaattatacattctaaattattaaaaaatttcgcgccaatggcccaacattaagccgcaaattctcgggttaccctgaagtacacgcacgcacacatgtattttacgtcacttccaaaagattagacaaagaccccgcgctgcgtgtgaaagagacaacaataccgcgagggaagctatgcgcggccgggttcacttcgaacactataaggcgcgagcactgcgcgcgagttacgatttaacgaagtgataataatatgaactatgtaccgtaatcgttgaagtattgatttaatgaaataagtaggtataggatgacttgtttgaatatactattattattccagttatatagttatgtttttcatttattattttaaattaatttacaaaaggtaacccggtaggaatcggcttgtatggacgcttcgccactgatatctaCTATCCGCAATCTAGTGAATTGTCGACGTtacaccttttttattttattttacgagatGCCTTGACAAAAGATTAACTTTTACCTTATGCCGACTACAAGGCTTACAGGTATTTCAAACATCAAAACCTCGGAACATAAACTGTCTCCATATGGAAACTGTATTTATCTTAAAACATTTACACGGGTAAATACATCTGATAATTGCAATGTTGTCCGGCGGGGAAAACCGAGCgtcaagttttattaataaatgcttAGGTACCTAGTTGTGGCTAATTGGCTCGCTATGAGgtctaatatttgtaaattccTTTTTGGCAAATGTTTATCAATTTCAAGTTGTGTTATcctcaagttttattttattataatattccgtTATGGATACAGAagttttgaaaatggaacacttccttaattttttgttgataatcgtaatactaataataagcggcgatagcctagttgggtgtggaatggactgccgagacgaatctccgcaggtccaaatcctaagggcacgaacctctgacttttctaaaaaaaaaaaacatgtgtgtattctttgtgaatttatcgttcgctttaacggtgaaggaaaacatcgtgaggaaacctgcacatctgagaagttctctataggaatttcgaaggtgtgtgaagtctaccaatccgcactaggccagcgtggtggactaaggcctgtctccctctcagtagtagaggaggcccgtactcagcagtgggcaagtatataatacagggctgttattattattattaatcgtaATATTGAGTCGTTGAGAACAGTGTCTCTTCATTgtcgtaacaaaaaaaaaacaaattttaaagtgGTCCTAAAGATGAATGAAGAGACATTCAATGTATTGatctgttaattaaaaataacttgtcaTTTAAGACCTAGTTTTCAACTGATACGACttcgtttaataaataatactcagCTGTCAAAAGCGTCATAATATGCTgcgacttaagatatcatttgagatgttattaataactgtttattaaatagcaacgATCTTAAGATGtcgactttaatttgacagcgtctcagctgacatcgcacttcagagcgaaatTAAGTTACATCTTTTAATACGGCCCTTATAGTATTCGCAAGTAAGACTCGAGAAGCCTTTAAAGgaaaataaccataaaaatcaatgaatgtaagcaataaaatttgaatCTATTAGGAAACATAAAGTAGATCATGTCTGCGCTCTTATCTGACCCACTTGATAGTGATGTTCTGGGATACAGGTAGGGCTGTCACGCAAATCTACAAATGGAACTAAAAGGgactttaaactgattttactAGTCCAACGTTTAAAACTGCAAGCTAAACATAAAAGAACACAAGTCTCTcgaatttacttttttattatgaagaTAACTATGAACGCCTCTAAGATTTTTCTTATCGCTTACTGGCACACGACCAGAACCTAAATACGCATTTGATTGTTTTGTCTAACCCGAGGATGAATGTCGGGGCTATTCTTTCAAATTCTTACCTCTTCATGGTATTGGCACATCGTCAAGGATAATGCAATAAGGAAAGCGACGCGACGAATAACGTCCAATTTAGATTGATACCTTTTTTTTGACACATACGTGGTATTGCAGTATCCCGGgtataaattttacattgaaaAAAGTGCTGAATATAGATCCGCGAGCAAATCTCactcataaaaatgtataacatgATAAATTACTCAATCTCTAAAATCCTAATAACAGTCACACACCAACGTAGTCTCGAGATCCCTGACTGCCGGCCGTCGCTTGTCACTTGTCTTTTCAACATTATCATTAACATAAAATGTTCATagttaaacaataaactttCAAGTAAATAATCTCATGTAAACCTTGTCATAGGCACAAGTATGTACGCGTACgtgattaataaagatttttattattttattattccgtATAAAAACCCGTTTATGACAGCCCTAAATAACTCATACGCGATGCTATCGCGTACGTGTTAGCGCGGCTAAGAATTCGCAATGCGTTTATCATTCCGCGTAACGCAGTGATCATTACATACCGATCCGATGTATAATATACgacaatagtaatattataaagacggGACATGTAGATtataaatgtgattttatttttaaagttctgGACAGTTATATTAGCGCCATGAGTGAAAATGACGTATCTACATAAATTTTTATACGGAGGAAAAAAAGCAGATACGACTTTATGCTGATTAAgaataagtatttgaaataaattttgaaaaaaaatattagatacgTATCTTTACATGATAACGGTAGTATAATCGAGGCCATTTTATGTGATTGGTAGGCGGGGACACATTTTAATCTTTAAACGAAATTTATACGATTAACCAGGCTGTTCATCATAATATAGGCTTGTTGTAtttgtccactgctgaccaCAGAGCACTTCAGTTTCACCTACCCTCTGTCTAGAACATTAATAATCTCCTGATTAACTGGTAGCTCATTGATGACAAACATGTCGCCAGTCGATGTGCCACTTAACCACTCTAAAATGTTTCTCCGAACTACCTTAAAGTGGGAGGGGAATGAAGTGTAACAGAAGTGAATGATGTATAAAATTCAAGAGCGGctgtattgtaaacaaatatatcatcaataagTGATAAATAATACATCGCCCCAGCAGACGCTGGCGACATGACTCGCGTTCAAGATTATGGCGCTAATTCTCTATGAAGAATCGCCTTGATTTCACAAGGTTTCGAAACAAGGAATCATGGATTAATGAAGGATGGTAACACGGAGGTCATGAACCGAACCCATCCGATGCTatgtctttttataaaataccttagCGAGGATTGGATCCTCCAGATAGAATTGTCGTCAGGAAAGCGTCAGGacgtaaagctaaaaccaatcCTACTCGCTTAAACGGTTTTAAACGTTAAGTGTTAACGTTAATTACATGGATAGTGGAACCCCAGGTCTTAGATAAGTCGAAATAATTTCTATTCTATTCTCGTTTTACAGTTTGTTTTTTCATATGTATCAGGTCACTTTGAACGCATggataaaataacaatatgtcATACCCATGCAGAAACATATTGTAGTCTCAAGGGACATTGGTAAAGATGGATTGTatccaaattaattaaatatttactaaatatatcgGACTCTCCTTTAGAACAACCACTCACTGAGGATTCTAAAGTCATAGAGAATACAATCCCAGGTTAGCGAACCGTTATCTGATAATGAATGAGCCACGAAGTACAGTGCTAATGTGTCGCGGGATGATCTCATCATGTTTATACATGCAATTATCAATGAAATGCGGCAAAATGCTGTCTGgactacttaaaaaatattatattaatattcttgGCCACGTAATATGATGTATCCTTGAAAGGGTGGGCAGCACAAGAAGTCGCGTGTGCATTGTGATCGCTTgttattattcttttgtttttattatgccaGTATAGGCAGacgttaagtctaccaatccgcactaggccagcgtggtggattaatccttgtcagtagtagagagtaggcccgtactcagcattgggaaagtatataatacagagtttATATTGTAAACCTTATGTTTATAAGGACACCGTCGTTTACATTCTTTACATGAGCTCCAGAATCAGTAGGTGTGATAAacattagtaatttttttttattgctgtgaatgacgagacgagctttcctgatggttagcgatacgaccgcccataaacagtagaaacaccatccaacaccttgaaatactaaatattgtttggtatttcactgcgctcgccatcctgagacgtgagatgttaagcctcattatgtccagtagttacactggcagcaatgtccttcaaaccggaacacaacaatgactacacactgtcgcttggcggcagaaatagacattgcggtggtacctacccaggcggaccttcacatatgagaggcctaccaccagtaatttaaAGCCGTTTCTGTAATATTTCCGACGTAAGACCGTTACAAACTCGGGAATGATGCTCAACAAAACAATATCGACCGTTACGTATCAGATTTAATGCAGAACTGACAGCTGTAATGTTCCTAGCTTATTATCCACATTTGACATATACATTAAAGTTTCATTTGTGCTAAAAAGATATATCCGACAATTGAACAATATTCAGCGAATATAATTGTGATTTCAGAACAATTTGTCCCAATTCAAAATAATACGTAGTTTCTATAATATTGGAATACGTTGAagataaatttatgtttatgatgCTAAAAGTAAATCTGTGATaaggaattatttttaacttcaaaATGGTCATTTTATCGTTCTGGTTACAAGATTTAAAGATCACAATATCGCAAGAAAAGGAATATGAATATACAATAAGTTAAAGAAGTATAACTTTTCAACTGTAATTGTATACAATAGAGATATCAAACCAATCTTCTCATATAAAATTacactggtaggtctctcatatttgagagtccgcctgggtagtcaccaccgcaatgtctttttctgccgcaaAGCTGCAGTGTGTAaacactgttatgttccggtttgcaggacattgtagccagtgtagctacgggatataatgagacttaacatctcatatctcaggatggcgaacgcagcgGAATGCCagacaattctttgtaattcaaggtgttggatggtgtttctactgcttatgggcggtcgtatcgcttaccatcaggagaacggcaagctcgtctcgtcattcaaagcaataaaaataccattccTTTGTTATAAACTACTTTTCCTTGAAATAATGTATGTTCATCTAACGAAGAATATTCACTCCTCTCTAAATTGTCGTTGCGTCACCAAATTCCTAGCGTTTGCGACACCCCTACAGTAGACTCGTGATATGTTGCAACTAAACAGTATGACGACGTGTGTAAGTTTTGAAACACGATTATCGTATGGTGACATACTATACACTATGTTTAGTGGATGTATTTTTGTAGGGTTGTATAGAAATGGTAAAAAATaggtattaaattaacaaataatgtgAACAAATACTTAATGTCTCTGTGATAATTTATAACGAATTTAAGAATTGAATGTATTTTATgcaataagttattaaatattattagaaaataatttatataataaaggtgttgttttataatttctcgggatagaaagtaaccatTTTTTCTTCCCAGGGTGAGAActgtctctataccaaatttcattgaaatctgttgGTTAGCCTTTGAGTTTATCGCCTTCAGACAGGCAGGCAGGTGCGGCGGGGGATTTCGTTAAATAATACGTTTGTTAGAAACTTTTAAGAAGAAacgggctatctaacactaaaagtATCGCTAAacgattattgctagcaatactTGCACCTTATAAATTAGgtttaatactattattattcggttcaaataaacaattatttataacaagctACCTAACAAGTTTCACAATATTCAGATATATGTAgtcaaaatagctttatttttacattccaaatagttttttaaaatcaataagatTACCAGTCGTCGATATGTGTATAAATAAGTTCATCAGAACGCAAAATAGAAAGTCGAGTGCCGAATATTCGCTCCTAGGACCACCCAGCTAGGCGTACATTCACACTTCGTGCAAACGTGACGTGATAATGGCTGGTTCGTGAGATGCGTACGAACTGCTGTTTTGATCGctttttttgaatatattgagaaaatagataacgaaatttaatgtttgtttcatACACAGTAATGCTTTTTGTTGGAAATACAacgttttaatttgtatacacATAAAACATGCTGTAATcaattttcttttgtaaaatataaataaattgacttaggacaacaaataaatactttttgtcaCTGTCACGTGGGAagccttaaggttatagcttaaggtccattttcatacattttgtttcacctttaatcctttaaaatttaatatgacgaaattttaaaggccgaaatatccatgcatattaattatttttacgtttttctttcaactgcgagaactaatcactaactagacgtgaatttaaattctttacttgccaatacttgtttagttacccagattaaaggtgaaacaaaatgtatgaaaatggaccttaagctataaccttaatggcAAAAAAATCTAGTGAAATCATTCttgatattcttaaaaatataacctaacTACTATGTTGTACAGttgtttataacaaattaaatcgaacaacaaatattattcTTGCTTTTAAGTGGTGAGAGAAACATGCCGCCGCCCTGTTGGTActcgatacgaccgcccataaacacaaattttaattaattacaaagtactgcgggGCGTCCACTGCATTCTTCATCTCGTGCCATAATTAAAGACTAAACaaccataaacaaaaaatacaacgaATTCCTActttttatattcgttttataAAGAGCATGAGTTATGAATACACGGTGTTGTCCACAGGCGATGGTGGCGTGCTACCCCGGCTCCGGCAGCCACTACGTGAAGCACGTGGACAACCCCAACAAGGACGGCAGGTGCATCACCGCGATCTATTACTTGAATCTGGACTGGGACGTCAAGAGGTGCGGCGGGCTGCTCAGGTAGGAAATGCTCTTTGAACTCGTATCCAATAGAGTAGTGTCTAAATCTAGGCTATTTCTATACGGGTGTGGATATttggccccactgcacctgattgtaagtggagtagggtccaatagaatgttgactgatgaggGATGATTTAACCCTCGGcaggtcgacacaattatgccggcctgttcgaacgggatatacacagactgacccCAGAACACGAGAAACTTGCGTGCgatgggtggatataaaatatatcctactgcCAGCAGCAATTCGTTATCCGAAAGAACCGTAAAGATCATAAAAAAGAGGGAATTCCATACAGTTAATAGAAAGAGATGCTCTTACGAAATCATCACGTCACCAGGCAATAACGTTGCTTGCGTAAGAAGACTCAGAGTCATCATCGGCCACAAGAAGCCCATTACTGAACATACCCCTCCCTAAAGATTACCAAGCGGACCTGACAAAAGCGGCCTCtataatattgcaatataaatagTTCCACCCTTTATGTCCAGGACATTCTTGAACAGGAGTGATggacatttaaatttttctatacGTCAATGTTCTTTGTTATTCCAGGGTGTTCCCTGAAGACACTAACCAGGTGGCCGACATAGCGCCGATCTTCGACAGGATGCTGTTCTTCTGGTCAGACAGGCGGAACCCGCATGAAGTCCAGCCCGCCTACAGCACGAGGTAATTAGATTACGTTGCTTATTTATGGTACTTGGTGTATAGAAATTTCGACAAAATTATAACAGATTAACGGCCGTTTTCAACATGCGATCCttatcttaatcttcgatcccgagaatgaaccaaacaaaataagtcGTTTGGaggcatgtcaaaaaactttgttctgatttgCACGATGGATTAAAAAAGTGATTGAGATCCTTTATTGAGAAAGGCGCAATTTAAACACCGACTCTTATATTGCTGACCAGTATATATTGTAGgtgatgtttaataattttttgcgtttcagtggtttttgaaggcggtataatttttgattaaaacatatttcacacaaaaatcaaaatctataaatctaaaaaacttattaattaattactaatgatgGTACAATCCACACAATTGTccacatattaaatataaattaaacaacgaTCCACAACACAAATCCATTCTtagattataaacaaatttaaactacttaagtaaattttaagtaaCTAGCGGGTCAAGTAATTATgaattaaactagcttttgcccgcggctccgcccgcgttataatgtttttcgggctaaagttttccgttataaaagtcacgctatatattttcccgggagcctatgttcttcccagggtctcaaactgtctccataccaaattttatcctaatacgttgggtagtttttgagttaaactcaacgttcgggcagaccgatgcagcggggactttgttttatgatatatttttgtagaacttttaagaggaacaatcccgtcatacattattgttgc
This genomic stretch from Manduca sexta isolate Smith_Timp_Sample1 unplaced genomic scaffold, JHU_Msex_v1.0 HiC_scaffold_2125, whole genome shotgun sequence harbors:
- the LOC119191923 gene encoding egl nine homolog 1-like — protein: MANNGKMGDYIINGRTKAMVACYPGSGSHYVKHVDNPNKDGRCITAIYYLNLDWDVKRCGGLLRVFPEDTNQVADIAPIFDRMLFFWSDRRNPHEVQPAYSTRYAITLWYFDAQEREKALRNYKKRGQPSSSK